Below is a genomic region from Candidatus Rokuibacteriota bacterium.
GGGAAGCGACAGCCCCGGTCGCGGTGACAGAGCGCTCGCCGCAAGGCGGGGGGAATCGTCCGCGTCCGCGCCCCGACTTCGAGCAGCCGCCCCTCCGCGTCCTGCCGCATCACCACCCGGCTGGCATCGCACGCCAGGCGGCGGGACGTTTCCGCGGAAACGCCCCCGCCGTCCTCGAGGACCGACTGGCCCGGCTGCTCCGGGTCGGCCAGCGCCGCCGCATCCACGTGGACGACCACCTGGTATCGCTCGCCCGGGGCCCCGGGATCGAGCTCGTGGTGGAGCGCCGTCTCCGCGAGCAGGGCCAGCGCATCCGCCTGCTGCTGGGCCAGGCTCGGGGCGTCCGCAGATGGCTCAGCCGGCGGAGCCCCCTCCTCGCGGCGGGCCCGTTGGTAGAGCGTCTCGCGCGCTGCGGCCAGCGCCTGCATGAGCAGGGCCCCCACTTCCGGCTCCAGCCGCCCCCGCACGATCATCATGCCCTCCTCGTCCTGGTGGACGTGCAGGGCCCGGCTCGCATGCCGCCGGGCCGTGTCCCGCGCCTCGACCTGCCGGTCCACCCGCCGCCAGCCCCGCACGATCCGCTCGACCTGGGCCGCCGTGCCCGCGCGCCCCACCGCCAGCAGGCGCGCTTCGGTCTCCGGGGTGGCCACCCGGCTCAGGGCGCGGACCTTGGCGTAGGACAGCTCCCCGCGGGCCAGCGCCTGGGCGAGGCGGGGGAGCGCCCCGAGGGCGCGCGCGACACGGACCCGCTCGCGCGCCGCCCCCAGGTCGAGCCCCACCCGCCAGCTCAGCCAGGCCGCGCAGGAGCGGAAGCCCGTGTTCCATCCGCCCCGCGCGTCGAAGGCGCGGATCAGGTCGAGCAGGTGGGCCGTGGCGGCATCGAGGTGCGCCGACAGCTCGGCGATCTCGTCGCCGAGCCGGTCGAGTGCGGCGACGTGATCCGGAGCAGCAACGAGCGTTGGCAAGCGGATTTCCATGGCGAGCCCTCCTTCTGCTGGCGCGACTCTACACCCTGGTTTTCAGCGCCCCTGGCACCGCCGAGGACGAGCGCTTCTGGAGCGGGGAATGATTTCCGGTCGGCTCTCACGCGGCCGCACACCGGTGGGCCAGTGCCGGCCGCTGGGCGGCCATTCGCTGAGCGCGGCCGACGCATGACCAGCGTCCGCGGCCAAGGCTGTCAAGGGAAAAATCGCGCCGGCATCCCGCCGATCCGAGCAAGCATCGCGTCGAAGGCGGCAATCACCGGTCATTCCTCATGGGACCACCACCTGCTGGCAAAGTTATCTTAGTGGCGATGGGAGTTAGTCGTGTACCGAGAAACCTACATCCTTGAGAATGCCGACGACCAAGCCGCGACCGAGGTCAATGCCGGTGGGCCAGGAGAGACTGGAGGTGTTGCTGGATGGCGTCGCGTATATTCCCCTTGGCCTCCTCCACGGTCCGGCCGTTGCTGAAGCAGCCGGGCAGACTTGGGCTGTAGGCCGAGTAGCCCTCGTCTTCGGCTTCCTTCTCAATCACGGTTTCGAAGGTGAAGTACTGCACAGGCAGATGATACCGCGAACTCTCAGGCTGCGAAAAGCCTCTTCGCCGTCACTTCAGCAGCTTCAGCTTGCGGTTGACGGCGGCCAGGTCGAAGCGCTCGGGGTCGAAACCGCGGCCCACCCAGGCGAGCATGTCCCTGTGCTCGGGGTGGGTGCGGTCGCGCAGCACGTCGAGCAGGTTCGCGTAGCCGGGCGCGCCGCCGCAGTCCTCGGGCGGACAGGCGCGCTCACCTGCCAGGCACACGGGATACTTGAACGGAGCCGCGGGAGCCTGGATCGCCTCCACCAGCACCTCGTGACCCCACCCGTCGCCGAGGTCGTAGACGTAGCGGAACCGCGCGCCTTCGATCGGCGCGGCTCCGCGCAGTGTCAGCTTCCACTCGGGCTCTACTTTGTAGTGCGGCTCGTCCGGCTCCGGCTGGCCGTAGCGCCTGCCGCCGACTTCGAACTCGTGGAGATGCACGTCGCGCCAGCCCATGGCTTTCTGAATGACCGTGTGAAGCCGCTCGAGCGTGATGGAACCGGGCACCTGGACGCGGCGCCACACCGGCGGTTCGACTGCCTCGAGCGTGATCCTGAGAAGGTAAACCGCGTCCTCGCGAGGAGCGACGGAGAGATGGCGTCTCGGAGTCCGTGCAGTCGGCGTCATGCGGCGAAGAGCCTTTCTTTGGTCTGGCGCAGGATGTCGGCGGGTTGACCGAAAGCCTTGAGAGCGGGGAGCCCGCCTGCACGAGTTACGTCCGGCGTGTCGAAGACTTGGGGGCTCTCGAGCCCGTCGGTGCCTGAGCGGGCGAACTGGCCGGCCAGGGCCTTGAGCGTCGCCGTGGCGGGGGCGGGCAGGGTCGCGAGCCAGCGTTCGTGCTTGTAGGTGAAGGCCTCGGCGCGCTGGGGGCGGGTGCGCGGGGCCAGGCCGTAGCCCAGCTCGGCAAGCACGTCGTAGAGGTCGTAGTCCGTCATCTCTTCGAGCGTGCGAACCAGCAACGGGGCACGGCCGGCATCGGGCAGCCTGCCCATCAGGGCCCGGCGCTCCGGTGGGCTGATCCACCTGGCGCGGAAGTCCTCGAGCGTCGGCGCTTGCTCCACCAATCGCTCCGCTAGACGCTGCTTGTACTCCTCGACGGTGATCGGCATCGCCTTGCCATCCACGCTGGTCACGATGTACCGGCCCGCGCCCGTCACGCGCACGTCGAAGCCCTCCACCAGGATGGTCTTCTCGGGCAGCGGCGCGTCGGGCCCCGGCACCTTGGCCGTGAGCTTGCGGGGCGGAGTGAAACGGCTCCTGAACTTCTCGCCGAAGAGCCGGGTGGCGTCCGTGTAGTCGTAGACGCGGAACATCAGCTTCCCGCTGGGCATATCGATCCGCGTGCCTCGCCCGACCATCTGATAGAAAGCGATGGGCGAGCGGACATACTTGAAAAAGACGATGTTCCGCACGCAAGGCACATCCACGCCGGTCGTCAGCAACTCCACCGTCGTCGCGACGAAGTAGCGGCGCTGGAGCCCTCGGAGGTCCTTGACTAGGTCGGATCCTTCGGAGGCCGCGGTGCACTTGAAGGCGTAGGGATCGAGACGCTCGCGGCCCTGCGCCTTACACCATTGAGCGTAGAGGTTGTTCAGAGCCGCGGCCACTTCGTCGGCATGACGGTCGCGCGCGCAGAAGACGATGGTCTTTTGCTCCGGACCGCCGGTGGCGACCAGGTGCTGGAAGAGGTCCTGGCACATGGCGGCCACGCGTTCCGGCAGTAGCAAGCGATCCTCGAAGTCGTGGGCTTCGTAACGCCGGCGCGCCTCGGCCGTCGCCAGGACCTCTCCTGTCCGGGCGTCCGTGATTTGCTTGCCCACCAGGTCAGCTTCGTCCACACCCGTCTCGCGCTCGGGCCGCGGCTTGTCGTCCAGGAAGATGTCTCGGCGGACGATCTCGCAGGCCGCCAGGTAGCCGTCGTCGATCCCCTGGCTCATGTCGTACTCGTAGACCGGCTCGCCGAAGTGGCGAAGGTTGTCGCCCGAGACCTCGGCGTCCGCCTGGGCTTCCTTGCTCCTCTCGGTCCACTCGATCTCGCGCGGCGTGGCCGTCAGCCCGATCTGGACAGCGTCCGGATTGCGCGTGAGCACCTGCGACCACTTACCCCAGGCCGAGCGGTGGCACTCGTCGATCACGATGTGGCTGAAGTAGTTCTTCGGGTAGTGAGTCGTCAGGAAGTTGGCGTCGGCCTCGTCGGTATCCACGTCCAGCGTCTGGTAGGTCGCGATGAGGATGCGGGCATTCTTCTGCGGCTTGCCGCTCGACACCTCAGCCGCGTCGGCGCCGAAGACGTTCTGGAAGGCGCCGAGCCCCTGGCTTCGCAGCTCGTCACGGTCGCAGAGAAAGAGGGCACGCTTGAGCTGCCCCGCATCCGCGATGCGCTTGAGTAGGTAGACCGCAATGCGGGTCTTCCCCGCGCCTGTGGCCAGGGAAAGGAGCGCCTTCTTCTCGCCACCCGCCAGCTTCTCCAGCACCGCGCGAATGGCTGCATCCTGGAAGTAGTACCGGCTGGCCTCGCCTCCCGGGTAGCGCGCGAGGAGTGGACGCGCTTCGGGCGATTCCAGGCTGAAACCCATCGCCTGCTCGTAACGGGCGCGAAGGTCGGCAGGCGTGGGAAACTGTGTCAGTGGCCGTGGCTTGGTCGTGAAACCCGTCGAGCGGTCGAACTCGACGAAGAGGTGGCCATTGGAGGAGAAGACGAACTGGACGTTGAGCCGCCGGCAGGCGGCATAGGCCTTGGCCTGCTCGAGGCCGTGGGCAGGCGGGAGATGCTCAGCCTTGGCCTCGATGAGCGACACGGCCACAGGCTGGCTCGCCTGGTTCACCCTGACCCGCAGGGTGTAGTCAGCCCGCCCCTTGGCGCGCCGCCGGGCCTGCCCTTCGACCATCTCCACTGCCCCCGCCGTCTCCTCGCGTCGGATAAGGTCTTCCGTCCACCCGCAGGCGTGGAGCGCCGGGTCGATCAGCTTGGCCCGTGTGTCGGACTCGCCCAGAGACATGCCGGCCCATTATACGGGGTACCGATTGCTACACATGCGTGACGGGAGGGCACGCGGCGCATCCCAGTTCTGCGTGTACGGACCACCCAGGCCGCATACTCGCTTCATGGGCGCGAGGGATGAGCGGGTCGTCCAGGCCGCGGGCGGCGTCATCGTGAGGCATGCTCCGCGCGGCGAGATCCGGGTCCTCCTCGTCCACCGGCCTCATCGCAAAGACTGGACCTTCCCCAAGGGCAAGCTCGAAGCGGGCGAGTCACACGAGCGCTGCGCGCTCCGCGAGGTCGAGGAGGAGACAGGCCTGCGCTGCAAGCTGGGCACCGAGCTGGCGACCTCTTCATACACGAACGGCAAGGGCCGGCCCAAGGTCGTCCGCTACTGGATCATGGAGCCGGGCAACGGCCGGGCCGAGCCGCGCAACGAGGTGGACGCGGTCCGCTGGACCTCCCTCGAGGAGGCCGCCACCCTCCTCACCTACCCGCGCGACCGCGAGATCCTGACGGCCTTCGCCGCCGCAGTGCGCTGAGCGGGCGAGGCCTTCACCGCTCCAGGTAGGCGGTCGAGCGCACCCGTGCCGCATGGTCGAGTTGGTCGAACACCTGCCGCACGGGACGCTGGGGTAGTATGGCCGGGTGCCCCAAGACAAGGTCGTCCCCATGCGCGACGCGGTGGCGCGCTTCGTGCCCGACGGCGCCTCGGTCTGCATGGGCACTGCGCTCGAGGCGCTCATCCCCTTCGCCGCCGGCCACGAGCTGATCCGCCAGCGCCGGCAGGATCTGACACTGATCGGCCCGATCTCCGACATCCTCTTCGACCAGCTGGTCGCCGCGGGCTGCGTCGCCCGCATCCAGGCCGCATGGGTGGGCAACGTCTCGGCCGGGCTCGGCCACAACTACCGCCGGGCCGTGGAGCACGGCGTCCCCCACCCCGTCGCCGTCGAGGATCACTCCAATCTCAGCATCGCCCTGGCGCTCCAGGCGGGCGCGATGGGCGCGCCCTACATTCCGACGCGCTCGCTGCTGGGCACGGGGCTGCTTGACTCCAACCCGACGTTCAAACAAGCGCCCGATCCCTTCTCGGGCGATCCCGTGGTGCTGATCCCGGCGCTCAGGCCCGACGTGGCCATCCTCCACGTCCAGCGCTCGGACGCCGAGGGCCACGCGCACTGCTGGGGCACTCTCGGCGTTACGCGCCAGGCGGCGCTGGCCGCCGAGAGGGTCATCATCGTGGCCGAGGAAATCTGGCCCCGCGAGCGCATCCTCTCCGATCCCGGCCTGGTCCTGGCGCCCGCGCTCAAGGTCGCGGCCGTGGTCCACGAGCCCTTCGGAGCCTATCCCTCGCCGGTCCAGGGCTACTACGGGCGCGGGCACGACTTCTACCACCGCT
It encodes:
- a CDS encoding DUF222 domain-containing protein, which translates into the protein MEIRLPTLVAAPDHVAALDRLGDEIAELSAHLDAATAHLLDLIRAFDARGGWNTGFRSCAAWLSWRVGLDLGAARERVRVARALGALPRLAQALARGELSYAKVRALSRVATPETEARLLAVGRAGTAAQVERIVRGWRRVDRQVEARDTARRHASRALHVHQDEEGMMIVRGRLEPEVGALLMQALAAARETLYQRARREEGAPPAEPSADAPSLAQQQADALALLAETALHHELDPGAPGERYQVVVHVDAAALADPEQPGQSVLEDGGGVSAETSRRLACDASRVVMRQDAEGRLLEVGARTRTIPPALRRALCHRDRGCRFPGCGGRVTQGLHLRHWAQGGATTLSNLALLGRRHHRAVHEEGYRVERGPDDPLRFRRPDGRPLPEVPLSAA
- a CDS encoding type II toxin-antitoxin system HicB family antitoxin gives rise to the protein MQYFTFETVIEKEAEDEGYSAYSPSLPGCFSNGRTVEEAKGNIRDAIQQHLQSLLAHRH
- a CDS encoding plasmid pRiA4b ORF-3 family protein — translated: MTPTARTPRRHLSVAPREDAVYLLRITLEAVEPPVWRRVQVPGSITLERLHTVIQKAMGWRDVHLHEFEVGGRRYGQPEPDEPHYKVEPEWKLTLRGAAPIEGARFRYVYDLGDGWGHEVLVEAIQAPAAPFKYPVCLAGERACPPEDCGGAPGYANLLDVLRDRTHPEHRDMLAWVGRGFDPERFDLAAVNRKLKLLK
- a CDS encoding DEAD/DEAH box helicase family protein, which produces MSLGESDTRAKLIDPALHACGWTEDLIRREETAGAVEMVEGQARRRAKGRADYTLRVRVNQASQPVAVSLIEAKAEHLPPAHGLEQAKAYAACRRLNVQFVFSSNGHLFVEFDRSTGFTTKPRPLTQFPTPADLRARYEQAMGFSLESPEARPLLARYPGGEASRYYFQDAAIRAVLEKLAGGEKKALLSLATGAGKTRIAVYLLKRIADAGQLKRALFLCDRDELRSQGLGAFQNVFGADAAEVSSGKPQKNARILIATYQTLDVDTDEADANFLTTHYPKNYFSHIVIDECHRSAWGKWSQVLTRNPDAVQIGLTATPREIEWTERSKEAQADAEVSGDNLRHFGEPVYEYDMSQGIDDGYLAACEIVRRDIFLDDKPRPERETGVDEADLVGKQITDARTGEVLATAEARRRYEAHDFEDRLLLPERVAAMCQDLFQHLVATGGPEQKTIVFCARDRHADEVAAALNNLYAQWCKAQGRERLDPYAFKCTAASEGSDLVKDLRGLQRRYFVATTVELLTTGVDVPCVRNIVFFKYVRSPIAFYQMVGRGTRIDMPSGKLMFRVYDYTDATRLFGEKFRSRFTPPRKLTAKVPGPDAPLPEKTILVEGFDVRVTGAGRYIVTSVDGKAMPITVEEYKQRLAERLVEQAPTLEDFRARWISPPERRALMGRLPDAGRAPLLVRTLEEMTDYDLYDVLAELGYGLAPRTRPQRAEAFTYKHERWLATLPAPATATLKALAGQFARSGTDGLESPQVFDTPDVTRAGGLPALKAFGQPADILRQTKERLFAA
- a CDS encoding NUDIX hydrolase is translated as MGARDERVVQAAGGVIVRHAPRGEIRVLLVHRPHRKDWTFPKGKLEAGESHERCALREVEEETGLRCKLGTELATSSYTNGKGRPKVVRYWIMEPGNGRAEPRNEVDAVRWTSLEEAATLLTYPRDREILTAFAAAVR
- a CDS encoding CoA-transferase, whose amino-acid sequence is MPQDKVVPMRDAVARFVPDGASVCMGTALEALIPFAAGHELIRQRRQDLTLIGPISDILFDQLVAAGCVARIQAAWVGNVSAGLGHNYRRAVEHGVPHPVAVEDHSNLSIALALQAGAMGAPYIPTRSLLGTGLLDSNPTFKQAPDPFSGDPVVLIPALRPDVAILHVQRSDAEGHAHCWGTLGVTRQAALAAERVIIVAEEIWPRERILSDPGLVLAPALKVAAVVHEPFGAYPSPVQGYYGRGHDFYHRYHEEMRTVEGTRVWLDHWIFGVADWKGFLSTLGPEAREAVRVKTPRLSEPLDYGA